The Halorussus gelatinilyticus genome contains the following window.
GTACTACGCCAAGCAACAGGGCGGCCTCGGACTCCACGCCGGGAGCAAGCGGGTCCGCCTGCGCGACGAGTCGGGCGACCTCCGGACGGTCGGTCAGGCGTTCCTCGGTCTCTCCGCGGCCGGCAAGTCCACGCTGACCGCCCACGGTCTCTGGCTCGACGAGGAGTCGGGCGAGGAGGCCACGATGCTTCAGGACGACGTGTGCGCGCTCCGCCCGGACGGAGCCATCGCCGGGAGCGAGGGCAGCGGGCTCTACGTCAAGACCATCGGACTCGACGCCGACGAACAGCCCGCGATGTACGACGCCGTGACCGACGAGTCGGCCGTGCTGGAGAACGTGGACGTGGCCGACGACGGCGCGGTGGACTTCGACAGCGACCGCCACACCTCGAACGGGCGGGCGGTCATCGAGCGCGAGCAACTCTCCTCGGCCGGCGAGGACATAGACTTGGACGGCGTGGACCAGATTTTCTTCATCACGCGCAACCCGGTCATGCCGCCGGTCGCCAAGTTGACGCCCGAGGAGGCCGCCGCGGCGTTCATGCTCGGCGAATCGGTCCAGACCAGTGCGGGCGACCCCTCGAAGGCGGGCGAGTCCATCCGCGTGGTCGGCACGAATCCGTTCATCGTCGGGTCGAAGGGCGAGGAGGGCAACCGGTTCCGCGACCTCGTGGCCGACCTCGACGTGGACTGTTTCGTCCTCAACACCGGAAACCTCGGCGGGCGCGACGTGGGCGTCGAGGAGTCGGTGACGATTCTCCGGGAAATCGCCCGCGGCACGGTCGAGTGGACCGACGACGAGGCGACGGGCATGACGGTACCGAGCGAGGTGCCGGGCTTGAACATCTCGGACTACGACGTCGCCGCCAACGTCGAAAATCTGGACGAGAAACTGGCGAAACTCCGGACCGAGCGCCGGACCTACCTCCGGACGTTCGCGGACTTGGACGACGACATCGAGGACGCGGTGTACTGACTCGCGGGGCGTACCGCCTACCGTCGGGCAAGTCGCTCGGAGGAGTACATCTTTATGTTCGACCGGCTTTCCGTATTGCATGACCGACCGAGAGGGGTCGAACGACGCTCCGACCTCCGAGGTCTTCGCCCGAATCGGCG
Protein-coding sequences here:
- a CDS encoding phosphoenolpyruvate carboxykinase (ATP) — translated: MSESGKTVRSLETALPDPVEAGNVTYDPSMDRLREFSAHLETTTEFGSPSYVSDERSRNADRTENAVDDEFGPADYAHVEDAVEAASEREMVCVDRRLGRHPGHSYVCRLFVSKEYARIALAWSKLFEPVEAGEESGADGAAADGADAAPDPDFVTVQVPEWDETAIRVLPEEGVTAVLGSDYTGEAKKSFLRLFMYYAKQQGGLGLHAGSKRVRLRDESGDLRTVGQAFLGLSAAGKSTLTAHGLWLDEESGEEATMLQDDVCALRPDGAIAGSEGSGLYVKTIGLDADEQPAMYDAVTDESAVLENVDVADDGAVDFDSDRHTSNGRAVIEREQLSSAGEDIDLDGVDQIFFITRNPVMPPVAKLTPEEAAAAFMLGESVQTSAGDPSKAGESIRVVGTNPFIVGSKGEEGNRFRDLVADLDVDCFVLNTGNLGGRDVGVEESVTILREIARGTVEWTDDEATGMTVPSEVPGLNISDYDVAANVENLDEKLAKLRTERRTYLRTFADLDDDIEDAVY